CTCCAGTCCTACTGGCTCCACGCCCACGTGATCACCTGCTTCGTCGGGTACGCGGCGTTCGCCGTATCCGCCGGTGTCGCCGTGATGTACCTCCTCAAGGCCCGTCAGGAGGAGGCGAAAACGGAAGGCGGAGTGATCGGGCTCTTTCCCTCCACCAAGATCCTCGACGACCTGGTGTACAAGTCGATCATCTGGGGATTCCCGTTCCTGACCGCAGGGATCATCACCGGGGCCGCTTGGGCGAACTACGCGTGGGGGACCTACTGGTCCTGGGATCCCAAGGAGACCTGGTCGCTGATCGTGTGGCTCGTGTACGCCACGTTCCTGCACGCCAGGATCACCAGGGGCTGGCACGGCAAGCGGGCCGCGATTCTTTCGATCGTGGGCTTCCTGGCGACCATCATGTGCTACCTGGGCGTCAACCTCGTGCTCTCCGGGCTGCATTCCTACGGCGGTTCGTAGAAGGGTAGACCGCAATCGGCGATCCAGGTTCCCAAGCGTGAGAAAGGTCGCATTTCTTCTGACGGCCCTGGCTTCCCTGACGGTACTCGTCTAC
This Deltaproteobacteria bacterium RBG_16_64_85 DNA region includes the following protein-coding sequences:
- a CDS encoding c-type cytochrome biogenesis protein CcsB; the encoded protein is LQSYWLHAHVITCFVGYAAFAVSAGVAVMYLLKARQEEAKTEGGVIGLFPSTKILDDLVYKSIIWGFPFLTAGIITGAAWANYAWGTYWSWDPKETWSLIVWLVYATFLHARITRGWHGKRAAILSIVGFLATIMCYLGVNLVLSGLHSYGGS